One region of Gossypium raimondii isolate GPD5lz chromosome 6, ASM2569854v1, whole genome shotgun sequence genomic DNA includes:
- the LOC105773029 gene encoding endoribonuclease Dicer homolog 3 isoform X4, translating to MSLLKSHSTPQFSPVILTKLIEEQGEPLKRSFSEANSDPPDWMVLDDNETAKEEDPSSSSKPKDFNPRGYQLQVYEVAKGRNIIAVLDTGVGKTMIAVMLIKDFVQAIESTESKKLIIFLAPTVHLVNQQFEYVKDHTSLEVEQYYGAKGVDEWTLDCWEKETKEHDVLVMTPQILLDALRKAFLSLEMVSLMIIDECHRATGNHPYAKIMKEFYHKSNNKPKIFGMTASPVVSKGVLSSNNCDGQMSELECVLDSLIYTIEDRTEMEACVPSAKESCRFFDPAQFSSLDLKAKTDASLSNLQSSLQTSYKGMDDKLKNLRKRLSNDHAKVLHCLDNLGLICAYEAVNICLENILDTTEESKAYRESVLQYKNFLEEVQCRIGESLPLGDKNFLNTGFDYLKAVDLGYISPKLHELLQLFQSFGETRQVLCLIFVERIITAKVIERFAKKVSCLSHFMVSYMTGSNTSVDSLAPKMQKETLESFRSGKVNLLFTTDVVEEGIHVPNCCYVIRFDLPKTVRSYVQSRGRARQNNSEFIMMLERGNVKQRNQLYDIIRSEYSMTNSAIKRDPDSDPCLLKDHTFEETNVFIVDATGASVTADSAVSLIHKYCGKLPGDKYYTPKPNFQFTSSEGLYKCKLTLPVNAAVQTIVGPLSRNSHLAKQLVCLEACKQLHQMGALDDHLTPSIEEPSENACISKGKDSGAGAGAGTTKRKELHGTTCIQALCGSWGEKSDDAVFFAYKFDFKCNIITVVYSGFVLLIESKLADDVGNTEMDLFLIGKMVKASVSSCGQVYLNAEQMVKAKRFQEFFFNGLFGKLFVGSKSSGAPREFLLRDKTSSLWSPSHMYLLLPLEDNSTDELRIHWPGITACTLAAEFLNKNSLLGTEQSDDDGSNPSLNSTGSPVTYCKETNIIRFANSSVDANSLRNTVVLAIHTGRIYCIIEAVSDKTAESSFAETVDTVSSEFATFYEYFYKKYNIVLKHPGQPLMLLKQSHNPHNLLVNFNDEGVSAKASQAGVVNEKPRFHVHMPPELLLVLDVPVSVLKSLYLLPSLMHRLESLMLANQLREEINFCSSNIDIPSSMILEALTTLRCCESFSMERLELLGDSVLKYAVSCHLFLRYPNKHEGQLSARRSLAVCNSTLHKLGTDHKIQGYIRDSAFDPRRWVAPGQRVLRPVPCKCGVDSLEVPLDKKFQTEDPKVKVGKSCDRGHRWLCSKTISDCVEALIGAYYLSGGLVAALHVMKWLGIDAELDPLVVAEVINQASLRTYVPNYEIHMIESKVGYNFSVKFFLQEALTHESLHESYCYQRLEFLGDSVLDLLITQYLYNHHTDIDPGELTDLRSASVNNENFAQVAVRHDLHKHLQHCSTLLSNQISEYVRSFTESDNTTRLDPSIKGPKALGDLVESIVGAILIDTNLNLDKVWRIVEPLLSPIVTPDKLELPPFRELNELCDSLGYFIKEKCKNKGEVVHAELLLQLDHDLLVGEGFDRSRKVAKGKAASCLLKDLENRGISRKKRKHDCVDSSQTMEDDSLEPTIPKRQRSAEIQLLDESKKACSATPATPVIVTVKTKKGGPRTTLFELCKKLLWPMPSIKATEHKSSAPMEIGEGPERKKGFISFVSKIILNVPGYDIIECTGDAKADKKSSSDSAALFMLYELEQRGKLIIEETL from the exons ATGTCTTTGCTGAAGTCCCATTCAACACCCCAATTTTCTCCGGTTATCTTAACCAAACTAATC GAGGAACAGGGTGAGCCTCTAAAACGAAGTTTCAGTGAGGCGAACTCAGACCCACCTGATTGGATGGTTCTAGACGACAATGAAACTGCTAAGGAAGAAGACCCTTCTTCATCTTCAAAACCTAAGGACTTTAACCCCAGAGG GTATCAATTGCAGGTATATGAGGTGGCAAAGGGAAGAAACATAATAGCAGTGTTGGATACAGGTGTAGGGAAGACAATGATAGCTGTGATGCTCATAAAAGATTTTGTTCAAGCTATCGAGTCTACTGAAagtaaaaaattgattattttcttgGCTCCCACTGTTCATCTAGTCAATCAG CAATTTGAATATGTAAAAGATCATACTAGTTTGGAAGTTGAACAGTATTATGGAGCTAAGGGGGTTGATGAATGGACCTTGGATTGTTGGGAGAAAGAAACAAAGGAGCATGAT GTTCTGGTTATGACACCCCAAATTCTATTGGATGCCTTAAGGAAGGCATTCTTGAGTCTGGAGATGGTGTCCTTAATGATAATAGACGAGTGCCACCGTGCTACTGGCAACCATCCATATGCCAAAATAATGAAG GAATTTTATCACAAATCTAATAACAAGCCAAAGATTTTTGGAATGACAGCATCACCTGTGGTTAGCAAAG GTGTGTTGTCCAGCAATAATTGCGATGGTCAAATGTCAGAACTTGAATGTGTTTTGGATTCCTTG ATATACACTATTGAAGACAGGACAGAGATGGAAGCGTGTGTTCCTTCTGCTAAAGAAAGTTGTAGATTTTTTGATCCAGCACAATTTTCTAGCTTGGATTTGAAAGCAAAG ACAGATGCGTCATTGTCAAATTTGCAAAGCTCACTGCAAACTTCTTATAAAGGCATGGATGATAAACTTAAGAATCTACGGAAGCGATTATCAAATGACCATGCTAAGGTTCTGCATTGCCTTGATAATCTTGGTCTCATATGTGCTTATGAG GCTGTTAACATTTGTCTAGAGAACATCCTTGACACCACAGAGGAATCTAAAGCATATAGAGAAAGTGTGTTGCAGTATAAAAATTTCCTTGAGGAAGTCCAATGTAGAATTGGGGAGTCTCTTCCCCTCG GTGataaaaattttctgaatacTGGATTTGACTATTTGAAGGCAGTAGATCTTGGCTATATTTCTCCAAAACTGCATGAACTACTTCAACTGTTCCAATCATTTGG AGAAACTAGACAAGTATTGTGCCTGATTTTTGTTGAAAGAATTATTACTGCTAAAGTAATTGAAAGATTTGCGAAGAAAGTAAGCTGTTTATCACATTTCATGGTTTCATATATGACTGGAAGTAATACATCTGTTGATTCCCTGGCACCAAAAATGCAAAAGGAAACCTTGGAGTCATTTCGATCTGGGAAG GTGAATCTATTGTTTACTACTGATGTGGTTGAGGAGGGAATTCATGTACCAAATTGCTGTTATGTGATACGTTTCGACCTGCCAAAGACAGTCCGGAGTTATGTACAATCTCGAGGAAGAGCTAGGCAGAACAATTCTGAATTCATTATGATGCTTGAGAG GGGAAATGTGAAACAAAGAAATCAACTATATGATATAATCAGGAGTGAGTATTCAATGACAAATTCGGCAATTAAAAGAGATCCCGATTCTGATCCATGCCTTCTTAAAGATCATACATTtgaagaaacaaatgtttttattGTGGATGCTACTGGAGCTTCAGTTACTGCAGATTCTGCTGTTAGCCTCATCCATAAATATTGTGGGAAGCTCCCCGGTGATAA GTATTACACACCAAAACCAAATTTCCAGTTCACGTCTTCTGAAGGATTATATAAGTGTAAATTAACATTACCTGTTAATGCAGCCGTTCAAACAATAGTTGGTCCACTGTCTAGGAATTCTCATTTAGCAAAGCAGCTTGTATGCTTAGAAGCATGTAAGCAGCTTCATCAAATGGGTGCCTTGGATGATCATCTCACTCCATCCATTGAAGAGCCTTCAGAAAATGCTTGTATTTCTAAAGGAAAAGATTCAGGTGCAGGTGCAGGTGCAG GAACTACAAAACGGAAGGAGCTTCATGGAACAACTTGCATACAGGCATTATGTGGAAGCTGGGGAGAAAAATCTGATGATGCTGTTTTCTTTGCCTATAAATTTGACTTCAAATGCAATATCATTACTGTGGTTTATTCTGGATTTGTTCTTCTAATTGAATCAAAGCTTGCGGATGATGTGGGGAATACTGAAATGGATCTTTTCTTGATTGGTAAGATGGTTAAGGCTAGCGTTTCTTCCTGTGGGCAAGTGTATTTGAATGCAGAACAG ATGGTGAAAGCGAAGCGCTTTCAGGAATTTTTCTTTAATGGCTTGTTTGGGAAGTTATTTGTTGGATCTAAATCATCTGGAGCACCAAGAGAATTTCTACTTCGGGATAAAACAAGCTCCTTGTGGAGTCCATCCCACATGTATTTGCTTTTGCCCCTCGAGGATAATTCAACTGATGAATTGAGAATACACTGGCCAGGGATAACAGCTTGCACATTAGCTGcggaatttttaaataaaaattctttgtTGGGCACTGAGCAATCTGATGATGATGGAAGCAATCCATCATTGAACAGTACTGGTTCACCTGTGACATACTGCAAAGAAACCAATATAATCCGCTTTGCTAACAGTTCAGTTGATGCTAATAGTCTTAGAAATACGGTAGTATTGGCTATTCACACTGGAAGAATCTACTGCATCATTGAAGCTGTGAGTGATAAAACTGCTGAAAGTTCTTTCGCTGAAACTGTTGATACGGTCTCATCAGAGTTTGCTACCTTCTATGAATACTTCTACAAAAA GTACAATATTGTGCTGAAACATCCAGGACAGCCTTTGATGCTGTTAAAGCAGAGCCATAACCCGCACAACTTGCTTGTGAATTTTAATGATGAAG GTGTATCAGCTAAGGCATCACAAGCTGGCGTGGTTAATGAAAAGCCTCGGTTTCATGTCCACATGCCCCCTGAGCTTTTACTTGTCCTTGATGTCCCAGTGAGTGTTCTAAAATCATTGTACTTACTGCCATCATTGATGCATCGGCTGGAGTCCTTAATGTTGGCCAACCAACTCAGAGAAGAGATAAACTTTTGTTCTAGCAACATTGATATTCCAAGCTCAATG ATCCTGGAAGCATTAACAACACTTAGATGCTGTGAAAGTTTTTCAATGGAAAGGCTGGAATTGCTTGGGGATTCAGTTCTGAAGTATGCTGTTAGCTGCCACCTCTTTCTTAGATATCCCAACAAACATGAGGGACAATTATCTGCCAGGCGTTCGTTGGCAGTTTGTAATTCAACCCTGCATAAGTTGGGAACTGACCACAAAATACAG GGATACATTAGGGACAGTGCTTTTGATCCCCGTCGTTGGGTAGCTCCAGGACAACGAGTGCTTCGCCCTGTTCCTTGCAAGTGTGGTGTGGACTCTCTAGAAGTTCCtttagataaaaaatttcagACAGAAGACCCTAAAGTTAAGGTTGGTAAATCCTGTGATAGAGGCCACCGATGGTTGTGTTCAAAAACCATATCAGATTGTGTTGAAGCTCTCATAGGAGCATACTACTTAAGTGGTGGACTTGTTGCTGCCCTTCATGTGATGAAGTGGCTCGGGATTGATGCCGAACTTGATCCCTTGGTGGTAGCTGAGGTCATTAATCAGGCATCCTTAAGAACTTATGTCCCCAATTACGAAATCCACATGATAGAGTCAAAAGTTGGCTACAATTTTTCTGTCAAGTTTTTCTTGCAGGAGGCATTGACACATGAATCTTTGCACGAGTCCTACTGTTACCAG AGACTTGAATTTCTTGGTGATTCTGTGTTGGACTTGCTGATCACCCAGTATCTCTACAACCATCACACTGATATAGATCCGGGTGAGTTGACTGACCTGCGCTCCGCTTCggttaataatgaaaattttgctCAAGTTGCCGTGCGCCATGACCTTCATAAGCATCTTCAACATTGTTCAACTTTACTATCAAACCAAATAAGTGAATATGTGCGGTCCTTCACTGAATCTGATAACACCACCAGATTAGATCCCAGCATAAAAGGTCCCAAG GCTCTTGGAGACCTGGTTGAAAGTATTGTTGGGGCAATTCTGATTGATACAAACCTGAATCTTGACAAAGTCTGGAGAATTGTTGAACCGTTGTTGTCTCCAATTGTAACCCCAGATAAGCTTGAGCTGCCTCCATTCCGGGAACTGAATGAATTATGCGACTCTCTTGGATATTTTATTaaggaaaaatgtaaaaataaggGGGAAGTAGTGCACGCCGAGCTTCTATTGCAGCTAGATCATGATTTGTTGGTAGGAGAGGGGTTTGATAGAAGTAGAAAAGTAGCAAAAGGAAAAGCCGCTTCTTGTCTGTTGAAGGACCTTGAG AACAGAGGAATCTCCaggaagaaaaggaaacatgACTGTGTGGATTCAAGTCAAACCATGGAAGATGACTCGTTAGAACCAACAATCCCTAAGAGGCAAAGGAGCGCCGAAATTCAGTTGCTTGATGAATCAAAGAAAGCATGCAGTGCTACGCCTGCCACCCCAG TTATTGTAACAGTAAAAACGAAGAAAGGAGGGCCGAGGACCACTCTTTTTGAGCTTTGCAAGAAACTGCTGTGGCCTATGCCTAGTATCAAAGCAACAGAACACAAATCAAG TGCTCCCATGGAAATTGGTGAAGGTCCCGAGAGGAAAAAAGGGTTTATCAGCTTTGTGTCGAAAATCATCTTGAATGTCCCAGGATACGACATTATTGAATGCACTGGAGATGCAAAAGCTGACAAAAAAAGTTCTTCAGACTCAGCAGCACTGTTTATGCTTTATGAGCTTGAACAGCGTGGGAAGCTCATCATCGAGGAAACCTTATAA
- the LOC105773029 gene encoding endoribonuclease Dicer homolog 3 isoform X3, whose translation MSLLKSHSTPQFSPVILTKLIGEPLKRSFSEANSDPPDWMVLDDNETAKEEDPSSSSKPKDFNPRGYQLQVYEVAKGRNIIAVLDTGVGKTMIAVMLIKDFVQAIESTESKKLIIFLAPTVHLVNQQFEYVKDHTSLEVEQYYGAKGVDEWTLDCWEKETKEHDVLVMTPQILLDALRKAFLSLEMVSLMIIDECHRATGNHPYAKIMKEFYHKSNNKPKIFGMTASPVVSKGVLSSNNCDGQMSELECVLDSLIYTIEDRTEMEACVPSAKESCRFFDPAQFSSLDLKAKVEASWLKTDASLSNLQSSLQTSYKGMDDKLKNLRKRLSNDHAKVLHCLDNLGLICAYEAVNICLENILDTTEESKAYRESVLQYKNFLEEVQCRIGESLPLGDKNFLNTGFDYLKAVDLGYISPKLHELLQLFQSFGETRQVLCLIFVERIITAKVIERFAKKVSCLSHFMVSYMTGSNTSVDSLAPKMQKETLESFRSGKVNLLFTTDVVEEGIHVPNCCYVIRFDLPKTVRSYVQSRGRARQNNSEFIMMLERGNVKQRNQLYDIIRSEYSMTNSAIKRDPDSDPCLLKDHTFEETNVFIVDATGASVTADSAVSLIHKYCGKLPGDKYYTPKPNFQFTSSEGLYKCKLTLPVNAAVQTIVGPLSRNSHLAKQLVCLEACKQLHQMGALDDHLTPSIEEPSENACISKGKDSGAGAGAGTTKRKELHGTTCIQALCGSWGEKSDDAVFFAYKFDFKCNIITVVYSGFVLLIESKLADDVGNTEMDLFLIGKMVKASVSSCGQVYLNAEQMVKAKRFQEFFFNGLFGKLFVGSKSSGAPREFLLRDKTSSLWSPSHMYLLLPLEDNSTDELRIHWPGITACTLAAEFLNKNSLLGTEQSDDDGSNPSLNSTGSPVTYCKETNIIRFANSSVDANSLRNTVVLAIHTGRIYCIIEAVSDKTAESSFAETVDTVSSEFATFYEYFYKKYNIVLKHPGQPLMLLKQSHNPHNLLVNFNDEGVSAKASQAGVVNEKPRFHVHMPPELLLVLDVPVSVLKSLYLLPSLMHRLESLMLANQLREEINFCSSNIDIPSSMILEALTTLRCCESFSMERLELLGDSVLKYAVSCHLFLRYPNKHEGQLSARRSLAVCNSTLHKLGTDHKIQGYIRDSAFDPRRWVAPGQRVLRPVPCKCGVDSLEVPLDKKFQTEDPKVKVGKSCDRGHRWLCSKTISDCVEALIGAYYLSGGLVAALHVMKWLGIDAELDPLVVAEVINQASLRTYVPNYEIHMIESKVGYNFSVKFFLQEALTHESLHESYCYQRLEFLGDSVLDLLITQYLYNHHTDIDPGELTDLRSASVNNENFAQVAVRHDLHKHLQHCSTLLSNQISEYVRSFTESDNTTRLDPSIKGPKALGDLVESIVGAILIDTNLNLDKVWRIVEPLLSPIVTPDKLELPPFRELNELCDSLGYFIKEKCKNKGEVVHAELLLQLDHDLLVGEGFDRSRKVAKGKAASCLLKDLENRGISRKKRKHDCVDSSQTMEDDSLEPTIPKRQRSAEIQLLDESKKACSATPATPVIVTVKTKKGGPRTTLFELCKKLLWPMPSIKATEHKSSAPMEIGEGPERKKGFISFVSKIILNVPGYDIIECTGDAKADKKSSSDSAALFMLYELEQRGKLIIEETL comes from the exons ATGTCTTTGCTGAAGTCCCATTCAACACCCCAATTTTCTCCGGTTATCTTAACCAAACTAATC GGTGAGCCTCTAAAACGAAGTTTCAGTGAGGCGAACTCAGACCCACCTGATTGGATGGTTCTAGACGACAATGAAACTGCTAAGGAAGAAGACCCTTCTTCATCTTCAAAACCTAAGGACTTTAACCCCAGAGG GTATCAATTGCAGGTATATGAGGTGGCAAAGGGAAGAAACATAATAGCAGTGTTGGATACAGGTGTAGGGAAGACAATGATAGCTGTGATGCTCATAAAAGATTTTGTTCAAGCTATCGAGTCTACTGAAagtaaaaaattgattattttcttgGCTCCCACTGTTCATCTAGTCAATCAG CAATTTGAATATGTAAAAGATCATACTAGTTTGGAAGTTGAACAGTATTATGGAGCTAAGGGGGTTGATGAATGGACCTTGGATTGTTGGGAGAAAGAAACAAAGGAGCATGAT GTTCTGGTTATGACACCCCAAATTCTATTGGATGCCTTAAGGAAGGCATTCTTGAGTCTGGAGATGGTGTCCTTAATGATAATAGACGAGTGCCACCGTGCTACTGGCAACCATCCATATGCCAAAATAATGAAG GAATTTTATCACAAATCTAATAACAAGCCAAAGATTTTTGGAATGACAGCATCACCTGTGGTTAGCAAAG GTGTGTTGTCCAGCAATAATTGCGATGGTCAAATGTCAGAACTTGAATGTGTTTTGGATTCCTTG ATATACACTATTGAAGACAGGACAGAGATGGAAGCGTGTGTTCCTTCTGCTAAAGAAAGTTGTAGATTTTTTGATCCAGCACAATTTTCTAGCTTGGATTTGAAAGCAAAGGTAGAAGCCTCTTGGTTAAAG ACAGATGCGTCATTGTCAAATTTGCAAAGCTCACTGCAAACTTCTTATAAAGGCATGGATGATAAACTTAAGAATCTACGGAAGCGATTATCAAATGACCATGCTAAGGTTCTGCATTGCCTTGATAATCTTGGTCTCATATGTGCTTATGAG GCTGTTAACATTTGTCTAGAGAACATCCTTGACACCACAGAGGAATCTAAAGCATATAGAGAAAGTGTGTTGCAGTATAAAAATTTCCTTGAGGAAGTCCAATGTAGAATTGGGGAGTCTCTTCCCCTCG GTGataaaaattttctgaatacTGGATTTGACTATTTGAAGGCAGTAGATCTTGGCTATATTTCTCCAAAACTGCATGAACTACTTCAACTGTTCCAATCATTTGG AGAAACTAGACAAGTATTGTGCCTGATTTTTGTTGAAAGAATTATTACTGCTAAAGTAATTGAAAGATTTGCGAAGAAAGTAAGCTGTTTATCACATTTCATGGTTTCATATATGACTGGAAGTAATACATCTGTTGATTCCCTGGCACCAAAAATGCAAAAGGAAACCTTGGAGTCATTTCGATCTGGGAAG GTGAATCTATTGTTTACTACTGATGTGGTTGAGGAGGGAATTCATGTACCAAATTGCTGTTATGTGATACGTTTCGACCTGCCAAAGACAGTCCGGAGTTATGTACAATCTCGAGGAAGAGCTAGGCAGAACAATTCTGAATTCATTATGATGCTTGAGAG GGGAAATGTGAAACAAAGAAATCAACTATATGATATAATCAGGAGTGAGTATTCAATGACAAATTCGGCAATTAAAAGAGATCCCGATTCTGATCCATGCCTTCTTAAAGATCATACATTtgaagaaacaaatgtttttattGTGGATGCTACTGGAGCTTCAGTTACTGCAGATTCTGCTGTTAGCCTCATCCATAAATATTGTGGGAAGCTCCCCGGTGATAA GTATTACACACCAAAACCAAATTTCCAGTTCACGTCTTCTGAAGGATTATATAAGTGTAAATTAACATTACCTGTTAATGCAGCCGTTCAAACAATAGTTGGTCCACTGTCTAGGAATTCTCATTTAGCAAAGCAGCTTGTATGCTTAGAAGCATGTAAGCAGCTTCATCAAATGGGTGCCTTGGATGATCATCTCACTCCATCCATTGAAGAGCCTTCAGAAAATGCTTGTATTTCTAAAGGAAAAGATTCAGGTGCAGGTGCAGGTGCAG GAACTACAAAACGGAAGGAGCTTCATGGAACAACTTGCATACAGGCATTATGTGGAAGCTGGGGAGAAAAATCTGATGATGCTGTTTTCTTTGCCTATAAATTTGACTTCAAATGCAATATCATTACTGTGGTTTATTCTGGATTTGTTCTTCTAATTGAATCAAAGCTTGCGGATGATGTGGGGAATACTGAAATGGATCTTTTCTTGATTGGTAAGATGGTTAAGGCTAGCGTTTCTTCCTGTGGGCAAGTGTATTTGAATGCAGAACAG ATGGTGAAAGCGAAGCGCTTTCAGGAATTTTTCTTTAATGGCTTGTTTGGGAAGTTATTTGTTGGATCTAAATCATCTGGAGCACCAAGAGAATTTCTACTTCGGGATAAAACAAGCTCCTTGTGGAGTCCATCCCACATGTATTTGCTTTTGCCCCTCGAGGATAATTCAACTGATGAATTGAGAATACACTGGCCAGGGATAACAGCTTGCACATTAGCTGcggaatttttaaataaaaattctttgtTGGGCACTGAGCAATCTGATGATGATGGAAGCAATCCATCATTGAACAGTACTGGTTCACCTGTGACATACTGCAAAGAAACCAATATAATCCGCTTTGCTAACAGTTCAGTTGATGCTAATAGTCTTAGAAATACGGTAGTATTGGCTATTCACACTGGAAGAATCTACTGCATCATTGAAGCTGTGAGTGATAAAACTGCTGAAAGTTCTTTCGCTGAAACTGTTGATACGGTCTCATCAGAGTTTGCTACCTTCTATGAATACTTCTACAAAAA GTACAATATTGTGCTGAAACATCCAGGACAGCCTTTGATGCTGTTAAAGCAGAGCCATAACCCGCACAACTTGCTTGTGAATTTTAATGATGAAG GTGTATCAGCTAAGGCATCACAAGCTGGCGTGGTTAATGAAAAGCCTCGGTTTCATGTCCACATGCCCCCTGAGCTTTTACTTGTCCTTGATGTCCCAGTGAGTGTTCTAAAATCATTGTACTTACTGCCATCATTGATGCATCGGCTGGAGTCCTTAATGTTGGCCAACCAACTCAGAGAAGAGATAAACTTTTGTTCTAGCAACATTGATATTCCAAGCTCAATG ATCCTGGAAGCATTAACAACACTTAGATGCTGTGAAAGTTTTTCAATGGAAAGGCTGGAATTGCTTGGGGATTCAGTTCTGAAGTATGCTGTTAGCTGCCACCTCTTTCTTAGATATCCCAACAAACATGAGGGACAATTATCTGCCAGGCGTTCGTTGGCAGTTTGTAATTCAACCCTGCATAAGTTGGGAACTGACCACAAAATACAG GGATACATTAGGGACAGTGCTTTTGATCCCCGTCGTTGGGTAGCTCCAGGACAACGAGTGCTTCGCCCTGTTCCTTGCAAGTGTGGTGTGGACTCTCTAGAAGTTCCtttagataaaaaatttcagACAGAAGACCCTAAAGTTAAGGTTGGTAAATCCTGTGATAGAGGCCACCGATGGTTGTGTTCAAAAACCATATCAGATTGTGTTGAAGCTCTCATAGGAGCATACTACTTAAGTGGTGGACTTGTTGCTGCCCTTCATGTGATGAAGTGGCTCGGGATTGATGCCGAACTTGATCCCTTGGTGGTAGCTGAGGTCATTAATCAGGCATCCTTAAGAACTTATGTCCCCAATTACGAAATCCACATGATAGAGTCAAAAGTTGGCTACAATTTTTCTGTCAAGTTTTTCTTGCAGGAGGCATTGACACATGAATCTTTGCACGAGTCCTACTGTTACCAG AGACTTGAATTTCTTGGTGATTCTGTGTTGGACTTGCTGATCACCCAGTATCTCTACAACCATCACACTGATATAGATCCGGGTGAGTTGACTGACCTGCGCTCCGCTTCggttaataatgaaaattttgctCAAGTTGCCGTGCGCCATGACCTTCATAAGCATCTTCAACATTGTTCAACTTTACTATCAAACCAAATAAGTGAATATGTGCGGTCCTTCACTGAATCTGATAACACCACCAGATTAGATCCCAGCATAAAAGGTCCCAAG GCTCTTGGAGACCTGGTTGAAAGTATTGTTGGGGCAATTCTGATTGATACAAACCTGAATCTTGACAAAGTCTGGAGAATTGTTGAACCGTTGTTGTCTCCAATTGTAACCCCAGATAAGCTTGAGCTGCCTCCATTCCGGGAACTGAATGAATTATGCGACTCTCTTGGATATTTTATTaaggaaaaatgtaaaaataaggGGGAAGTAGTGCACGCCGAGCTTCTATTGCAGCTAGATCATGATTTGTTGGTAGGAGAGGGGTTTGATAGAAGTAGAAAAGTAGCAAAAGGAAAAGCCGCTTCTTGTCTGTTGAAGGACCTTGAG AACAGAGGAATCTCCaggaagaaaaggaaacatgACTGTGTGGATTCAAGTCAAACCATGGAAGATGACTCGTTAGAACCAACAATCCCTAAGAGGCAAAGGAGCGCCGAAATTCAGTTGCTTGATGAATCAAAGAAAGCATGCAGTGCTACGCCTGCCACCCCAG TTATTGTAACAGTAAAAACGAAGAAAGGAGGGCCGAGGACCACTCTTTTTGAGCTTTGCAAGAAACTGCTGTGGCCTATGCCTAGTATCAAAGCAACAGAACACAAATCAAG TGCTCCCATGGAAATTGGTGAAGGTCCCGAGAGGAAAAAAGGGTTTATCAGCTTTGTGTCGAAAATCATCTTGAATGTCCCAGGATACGACATTATTGAATGCACTGGAGATGCAAAAGCTGACAAAAAAAGTTCTTCAGACTCAGCAGCACTGTTTATGCTTTATGAGCTTGAACAGCGTGGGAAGCTCATCATCGAGGAAACCTTATAA